In the Candidatus Eisenbacteria bacterium genome, one interval contains:
- a CDS encoding aldehyde dehydrogenase family protein, producing MGVSVYDKVLIGGTWVPAEGGTYPIVDPATEEVAGRAPQCSVAQVEAAARAARAAFGPWSRLSGVERGALLARAAKKFRDEMRSLVDLTIAETGAVRGVAEAQQVGAVPLRLEKYADLAARLPQETFPPREMGATVQAGIAVHEPLGVVACITPSNFPMTNCAGKIGPALACGNTVVVKPAPVDPLGVAELCRIVNEVLPPGVVNFVCGSGPEVGEALVAAPDVDMISFTGSTGVGLKIQEVASRRLKRTLLELGGKSPQIVFADADREKALRGATQVWTFHSGQICIAGTRLLVERSIYDEFTQAMVAMAGRVKIGDPREPGTVMGPLVSAAQRDRVERFIKSGLDEGATLACGGKRPAHLPKGYYVEPTLFTHATNAMTIAREEIFGPVVTAIPFDDEAQAIALANDSDYGLYGYVWTGDSARGLRVARALRTGTIQVNNSGGMNPDAPFGGYKLSGIGRDGGLYAIDAYSERKYIGWTA from the coding sequence ATGGGTGTTTCCGTCTACGACAAGGTGTTGATCGGCGGCACGTGGGTGCCCGCCGAGGGCGGCACCTATCCGATCGTCGACCCGGCGACCGAGGAGGTCGCCGGGCGCGCGCCGCAGTGCTCGGTCGCACAGGTCGAGGCGGCGGCGCGAGCGGCCCGCGCGGCGTTCGGACCGTGGTCCCGTCTCTCCGGAGTCGAGCGCGGCGCGCTGCTCGCCCGGGCGGCGAAGAAGTTCCGCGACGAGATGAGGTCGCTCGTCGATCTCACGATCGCCGAGACGGGCGCCGTGCGCGGCGTCGCCGAGGCGCAGCAGGTGGGCGCCGTGCCGCTGCGGCTCGAGAAGTACGCCGACCTGGCTGCGCGCCTGCCCCAGGAGACGTTCCCGCCGCGCGAGATGGGCGCGACGGTGCAGGCGGGGATCGCCGTCCACGAGCCGCTGGGCGTGGTCGCGTGCATCACGCCCTCGAACTTCCCGATGACCAACTGCGCCGGCAAGATCGGCCCCGCGCTCGCGTGCGGCAACACCGTGGTCGTGAAGCCGGCGCCCGTGGATCCCCTGGGCGTCGCCGAGCTGTGCCGGATCGTGAACGAGGTCCTGCCTCCCGGCGTGGTGAACTTCGTATGCGGATCGGGACCGGAGGTCGGCGAGGCGCTCGTGGCCGCGCCCGACGTCGACATGATCTCGTTCACGGGCAGTACGGGCGTCGGCCTGAAGATCCAGGAGGTAGCGTCGCGGCGCTTGAAGCGCACGCTCCTCGAGCTCGGCGGCAAGTCGCCGCAGATCGTGTTCGCCGACGCGGATCGCGAGAAGGCCCTGCGCGGCGCGACCCAGGTGTGGACGTTCCACTCGGGGCAGATCTGCATCGCGGGGACGCGCCTGCTCGTCGAGCGGTCGATCTACGACGAGTTCACGCAGGCCATGGTCGCCATGGCAGGGCGCGTGAAGATCGGCGATCCACGCGAGCCGGGCACGGTGATGGGCCCGCTCGTCTCCGCGGCCCAGCGCGATCGCGTCGAGCGCTTCATCAAGAGCGGCCTCGACGAGGGCGCGACGCTTGCCTGCGGCGGCAAGCGGCCCGCGCACCTGCCGAAGGGCTACTACGTCGAGCCGACACTCTTCACGCACGCCACCAACGCCATGACGATCGCGCGCGAGGAGATCTTCGGCCCGGTCGTGACCGCGATCCCGTTCGACGACGAGGCGCAGGCGATCGCGCTCGCGAACGATTCGGACTACGGTCTCTACGGCTACGTGTGGACCGGCGACAGCGCGCGCGGCCTGCGCGTCGCCCGGGCGCTGCGCACCGGCACGATCCAGGTGAACAACTCCGGCGGCATGAATCCCGATGCCCCGTTCGGCGGCTACAAGCTCTCGGGCATCGGGCGCGACGGCGGCCTGTATGCGATCGACGCGTACAGCGAACGCAAATACATCGGGTGGACGGCATGA
- a CDS encoding isochorismatase family protein → MPVDLKALLDPRTTALLMMECQEGIIGGAGKLGALGEAVARHGTVGQIARVLAAARLAKVPAFHCTMARRPDGGGAVVNCLLLAATKKSSGPGLLPGSAQWKPVAELAPVESDYVLARYHGISPFHGTELDQLLRNLGVRTVVATGVSVNVGVLAMTIEAVNAGYQVVIPREAVAGTPDDYVDAVMQHTLRLLATIAPVGEVVEAWR, encoded by the coding sequence GTGCCGGTCGACCTGAAGGCGCTCCTCGATCCCCGTACGACGGCGCTCCTCATGATGGAGTGTCAGGAGGGGATCATCGGCGGCGCCGGAAAGCTCGGCGCGCTCGGCGAGGCCGTCGCGCGCCACGGCACCGTCGGACAGATCGCGCGCGTCCTCGCCGCGGCGCGGCTCGCGAAGGTCCCGGCCTTCCACTGCACGATGGCGCGACGGCCCGACGGCGGCGGCGCGGTCGTGAACTGCCTGCTCCTCGCCGCGACCAAGAAGTCGTCGGGACCCGGTCTCCTGCCGGGCTCGGCTCAATGGAAGCCGGTCGCGGAGCTGGCGCCGGTCGAGAGCGACTACGTGCTGGCGCGCTACCACGGCATCAGCCCGTTCCACGGCACGGAGCTGGACCAGCTGCTGCGCAACCTCGGCGTCCGGACCGTCGTCGCGACCGGCGTGTCGGTCAACGTCGGCGTCCTGGCGATGACGATCGAGGCGGTGAACGCCGGCTACCAGGTGGTGATCCCGCGCGAGGCCGTCGCGGGAACGCCCGACGATTACGTCGACGCCGTCATGCAACACACTCTCAGATTGCTCGCGACGATCGCGCCCGTCGGCGAGGTGGTGGAGGCCTGGCGATGA
- a CDS encoding AMP-binding protein — MLLEVLAGHVRDRGARPFLRHAGRSVSYAEFDRLTNRAANALAARGVVKGDRVTLAHGNAIDYVVAAIGVLKAGAILNPVNPALGAAELSYVLDHADPRVVVTDAGSDEKLRALGRATVLGAALVEGAHLADETPPAARIGPGDYSTLLYTSGTTGKPKGVLFTHSRTGTSGTHFIERLGLTPDDTILAVTPLFHGNAWGAVTTALYAGGTAAFAKQFSASEFWPLVHEVRATVVYTLGTVLAMLLTREPSDLERRNPLRVILGLGAAPIRERVVERFGVQAVLECFGSTDAGVVTIEPLGATPRPGSCGPAVPGVEIRVVDDAGRPLAPRAVGEIAVKSPAMMAAYYKDPEETAKALRDGWFHSGDLGWLDEDGWLYFVDRKRDVIRRGGENVSSVLVEKTLREHPKVTEVAVIGVPDPVLGQEIKAFVVTSAPVSADELRAFAAERLAKFQVPRLWEFRDALPKTPTQRVEKYKLRESGGGGGPLLG; from the coding sequence ATGCTCCTCGAGGTGCTCGCCGGCCACGTGCGGGATCGTGGCGCGCGGCCGTTCCTGCGCCACGCGGGCCGCAGCGTCTCGTACGCGGAGTTCGACCGCCTGACGAACCGCGCCGCGAACGCGCTCGCGGCGCGCGGGGTCGTGAAGGGCGACCGCGTGACCCTCGCGCACGGCAACGCGATCGACTACGTCGTGGCCGCGATCGGGGTCCTGAAGGCGGGTGCGATCCTCAATCCCGTGAACCCGGCCCTCGGGGCCGCGGAGCTCTCGTACGTGCTCGATCACGCCGACCCGCGCGTCGTCGTGACCGATGCGGGGAGCGACGAGAAGCTGCGCGCGCTCGGCCGCGCGACGGTGCTCGGCGCCGCGCTCGTGGAGGGCGCCCATCTGGCCGACGAGACGCCGCCCGCCGCGCGCATCGGGCCCGGCGACTACTCGACGCTCCTCTACACCTCCGGCACGACCGGCAAGCCGAAGGGCGTCCTCTTCACCCACTCGCGGACGGGCACGAGCGGCACGCACTTCATCGAACGGCTCGGCCTCACGCCCGACGACACGATCCTCGCGGTGACACCGCTCTTCCACGGCAACGCCTGGGGCGCCGTGACGACGGCGCTCTACGCGGGAGGCACGGCGGCCTTCGCGAAGCAGTTCAGCGCGAGCGAGTTCTGGCCCCTCGTGCACGAGGTGCGCGCGACGGTCGTGTACACGCTCGGCACGGTGCTGGCGATGCTGCTGACGCGCGAGCCCTCGGATCTGGAGCGGCGGAATCCCCTGCGCGTCATCCTCGGCCTCGGCGCGGCGCCGATCCGGGAGCGCGTCGTCGAGCGCTTCGGCGTGCAGGCGGTGCTCGAATGCTTCGGCTCGACCGACGCGGGCGTCGTCACGATCGAGCCGCTCGGCGCGACGCCGCGCCCCGGATCATGCGGGCCCGCCGTGCCCGGCGTCGAGATCCGCGTCGTCGATGACGCGGGCCGCCCGCTCGCGCCGCGCGCGGTCGGGGAGATCGCCGTGAAGTCGCCGGCGATGATGGCCGCCTACTACAAGGACCCGGAGGAGACGGCGAAGGCGCTCCGCGACGGGTGGTTCCATTCGGGCGATCTCGGCTGGCTCGACGAGGACGGCTGGCTCTACTTCGTCGATCGCAAGCGCGACGTCATCCGGCGCGGCGGCGAGAACGTGTCGTCGGTCCTGGTCGAGAAGACGCTCCGCGAGCACCCGAAGGTGACCGAGGTCGCCGTGATCGGAGTGCCCGACCCGGTGCTCGGGCAGGAGATCAAGGCCTTCGTCGTGACCAGCGCGCCGGTGTCCGCCGACGAGCTGCGGGCGTTCGCGGCCGAGCGGCTGGCGAAGTTCCAGGTGCCGCGCCTGTGGGAGTTCCGCGACGCGCTCCCGAAGACGCCGACGCAGCGGGTGGAGAAGTACAAGCTGCGCGAGAGCGGCGGGGGCGGCGGGCCGCTGCTCGGGTGA
- a CDS encoding amidohydrolase family protein, whose product MGKFGYHVIDADGHGGDLPDWQARIPAEFQPKWEERKAKIAKQFANLVGVGVKETKGKAHTDAGQRAGMTDPKARLEDMDLEGIDQTVMFPGGAGEEWAGLDRGFAVALCRTLNDARAEFLRYDPKRLKSVAKLPMIDAEAAAAELRRCVGEHGMVGMVTPQHIRERNLDHPSFDVVWKTAQDLGVAVCVHGGGQAIDQVPLGVDRWKTRLEVHAFTHPVGQMAAVMAFTVGGILHRFPKLRVAFLEANTGWLPFWLERLDEHWELTPEQAPNIDRKPSEYFLSGRCFIGMDPGEPDASWVVKRLGEDVVAYASDYYHWDCAFPDTVKIVAERTDLSSSAKKKILETNPRRLYNL is encoded by the coding sequence ATGGGAAAGTTCGGCTATCACGTCATCGACGCAGACGGGCACGGCGGCGACCTGCCCGACTGGCAGGCGCGCATTCCCGCCGAGTTCCAGCCCAAGTGGGAGGAGCGCAAGGCGAAGATCGCCAAGCAGTTCGCCAACCTCGTCGGCGTCGGCGTGAAGGAGACCAAGGGCAAGGCGCACACCGACGCGGGCCAGCGCGCGGGCATGACGGATCCGAAGGCGCGCCTCGAGGACATGGACCTCGAAGGCATCGACCAGACGGTGATGTTCCCGGGCGGCGCGGGCGAGGAGTGGGCCGGGCTCGATCGCGGCTTCGCGGTCGCGCTCTGCCGGACGCTCAACGACGCGCGTGCGGAGTTCCTGCGCTACGATCCGAAGCGCCTGAAGTCGGTCGCGAAGCTGCCGATGATCGACGCCGAGGCGGCGGCGGCCGAGCTGCGCCGGTGCGTCGGCGAGCACGGCATGGTCGGCATGGTGACGCCGCAGCACATCCGCGAGCGCAACCTGGATCACCCGAGCTTCGACGTCGTGTGGAAGACGGCGCAGGACCTGGGTGTCGCCGTGTGCGTGCACGGCGGCGGGCAGGCGATCGACCAGGTGCCGCTCGGCGTCGACCGCTGGAAAACGCGCCTCGAGGTGCACGCGTTCACCCACCCGGTCGGACAGATGGCCGCCGTCATGGCGTTCACGGTGGGCGGCATCCTGCACCGCTTCCCGAAGCTGCGCGTGGCCTTCCTCGAAGCCAACACGGGCTGGCTCCCGTTCTGGCTCGAGCGGCTCGACGAGCACTGGGAGCTGACGCCAGAGCAGGCGCCGAACATCGACCGCAAGCCGTCCGAGTACTTTCTGTCGGGCCGCTGCTTCATCGGCATGGATCCGGGCGAGCCCGACGCGTCGTGGGTGGTGAAGCGGCTCGGCGAGGACGTCGTCGCGTACGCGTCGGACTACTACCACTGGGACTGCGCGTTCCCGGACACGGTGAAGATCGTGGCCGAGCGGACCGACCTGTCGTCCTCGGCGAAGAAGAAGATCCTCGAGACGAACCCGCGGCGTCTCTACAATCTCTGA
- a CDS encoding DUF2092 domain-containing protein, translating into MRRGSAGWAAIALAAVAAAWLAWPVAGAEEKSAAPAPSGSESASPVAPPAPGGATAPDEALDPDAVDVLRKMVKALTEAQTLRLSVDEEYDALQSDGETFSFGKSANLLLRRPDRLRVEGADRAGNDRLWTYDGKQLTVYDSDRNVFAAVAQSGNIDAVMDFLRDEVGMKLPLAPLFSLDLRALLLENVTTATFVDEEVLDGVELDHIAFQYGDGIGVQLWIPREGDALPRRMVMTFEDARGRPQFRADFREWDLKTKIKDSAFHFDAPKGARAVPFVLPKRTPAGTTGEPPR; encoded by the coding sequence ATGCGAAGGGGAAGCGCTGGATGGGCCGCGATCGCGCTCGCGGCAGTGGCTGCGGCCTGGCTCGCGTGGCCCGTCGCGGGCGCCGAGGAGAAGTCGGCCGCGCCCGCGCCGTCCGGTTCCGAGAGCGCGTCGCCGGTCGCGCCGCCGGCACCCGGTGGAGCGACCGCTCCCGACGAGGCGCTCGATCCCGACGCCGTCGACGTGCTGCGGAAGATGGTGAAGGCGCTGACGGAGGCGCAGACCTTGCGACTGAGTGTCGACGAGGAGTACGACGCCCTCCAATCCGACGGCGAGACCTTCTCGTTCGGCAAGTCGGCGAACCTGCTCCTGCGTCGGCCGGACCGGCTGCGCGTCGAGGGTGCGGACCGCGCGGGCAACGACCGCCTCTGGACCTACGACGGCAAGCAGCTCACCGTCTACGACTCGGACCGCAACGTCTTCGCGGCGGTGGCGCAGAGCGGCAACATCGACGCGGTCATGGACTTCCTGCGCGACGAAGTCGGCATGAAGCTGCCGCTCGCGCCGCTGTTCTCGCTCGATCTGCGCGCGCTGCTGCTCGAGAACGTGACGACCGCCACCTTCGTCGACGAGGAGGTGCTCGACGGCGTCGAGCTCGATCACATCGCCTTCCAGTACGGCGACGGCATCGGCGTGCAGCTGTGGATCCCGCGCGAGGGCGACGCGCTTCCGCGTCGGATGGTGATGACCTTCGAGGACGCGCGCGGCCGGCCGCAGTTCCGGGCCGACTTCCGCGAGTGGGACCTCAAGACGAAGATCAAGGACTCGGCCTTCCATTTCGACGCGCCGAAGGGCGCGCGCGCCGTGCCCTTCGTGCTGCCGAAGCGCACGCCGGCCGGGACGACCGGAGAGCCGCCGCGATGA
- a CDS encoding Zn-dependent alcohol dehydrogenase, which translates to MKAAVYFGNGKPVSIEDVRVKEPGHGEVRVTIKAAGLCHSDVSVLDGTIPYPVPVVLGHEGAGVVESIGSGVTSLKEGDTVILSTLAHCGRCVACESSRPTQCRNAPSPKDSVPFFVGGKPAFQFANTSTFTELTLVREQSAIPFDPKVPFDRACLIGCGIMTGVGAVLNRARVEPGSSMVVFGVGGIGLNCVQGGVLAGASRIIAVDVNPQKLELARTFGATDVIDGGKENALEKVRDLTRGGADYSFECVGNLGLIQTALDALAPGGTLVIVGVPKLGSKFEFPVHTIYNNKAILGCRYGAARPRKDFAMLADLYLAGRLKIDELITSHYALDDFQRALDDLHHGHLARGVFQL; encoded by the coding sequence GTGAAGGCAGCCGTCTACTTCGGGAACGGGAAGCCCGTTTCGATCGAGGACGTCCGGGTGAAGGAGCCCGGGCACGGCGAGGTGCGCGTTACCATCAAGGCGGCGGGCCTGTGCCACTCCGACGTGAGCGTTCTCGACGGCACGATCCCGTATCCGGTGCCGGTCGTGCTCGGACACGAGGGGGCGGGCGTCGTCGAGTCGATCGGCTCGGGTGTGACGAGCCTCAAGGAGGGCGATACCGTCATCCTCTCCACCCTCGCGCACTGCGGGCGCTGCGTCGCGTGCGAGTCGTCGCGTCCGACCCAGTGCCGGAACGCCCCGTCCCCGAAGGACTCGGTGCCGTTCTTCGTCGGCGGCAAGCCGGCCTTCCAGTTCGCCAACACGTCCACCTTCACGGAGCTGACGCTCGTGCGCGAGCAGTCGGCGATCCCGTTCGATCCGAAGGTGCCGTTCGATCGCGCGTGTCTCATCGGGTGCGGCATCATGACGGGCGTCGGTGCGGTGCTGAACCGCGCCCGGGTCGAGCCCGGCTCGAGCATGGTGGTCTTCGGGGTCGGGGGCATCGGGCTCAACTGCGTGCAGGGCGGCGTCCTCGCGGGGGCCTCACGCATCATCGCCGTCGACGTGAACCCGCAGAAGCTCGAGCTCGCGCGGACGTTCGGGGCGACGGACGTGATCGACGGCGGCAAGGAGAACGCGCTCGAGAAGGTACGCGATCTCACGCGCGGCGGCGCCGACTACAGCTTCGAGTGCGTCGGCAACCTCGGGCTCATCCAGACGGCGCTCGATGCGCTCGCGCCCGGCGGCACGCTCGTCATCGTCGGCGTGCCGAAGCTCGGCTCGAAGTTCGAGTTCCCGGTTCACACCATCTACAACAACAAGGCCATCCTCGGCTGCCGCTACGGTGCGGCGCGACCGCGCAAGGACTTCGCGATGCTGGCGGACCTCTATCTCGCGGGGCGCCTCAAGATCGACGAGCTCATCACGAGCCACTACGCGCTCGACGACTTCCAGCGCGCGCTCGACGACCTCCACCACGGGCACCTCGCGCGCGGCGTATTCCAGCTTTAG
- a CDS encoding amidohydrolase family protein, translating to MSFDTIIKNGTVVDGSGLPKRVADVGIKNGTITDIGRLSGAKETIDADGLVVMPGIVDAHTHYDPQVTFEGHATSSCFHGVTSVIAGNCGYSIAPCKPGDREWVMKLFAQVEGMTPSVLEQGLPWDWDSFPQLLDVLDRRLGVNVGIYVGHSAIRRYVMGEAASEREATAAEIQQMATLVRDAMRAGAAGFTSSKSPTHVDHLKRPVPSRKASFEEIKTLAAAAGEGGAGSIGYLAETAVQGYTADDRQRIVDLALASGLPVVVQGMGYRPGQKERWDDQVGFLNDARAKGAAVYSMLRSQPFMRPFNWRRGTSLFEGCFAWRELSDMTAEQRLAAFKDQGFRKKLAADWDAPNTDAKRGSTLPPPRQTQVFVDKSPSNRAAEGKSLGELAKAKGVHPVEIMCDLVVADGLDTQLVYNSEGPEWIAANGESQRNPHMIVGTGDGGAHADRDDGAEWSTYFLRSWVLDRQHYTLEEGVRRITHLPAMICGIPLRGLLARGYHADVMLFDPAKLRLGKKGLVNDMPGGEARWQVKPEGVVRVIVNGQTIVENGELRKGTPGRVLRIGNKA from the coding sequence ATGAGCTTCGATACGATCATCAAGAACGGCACGGTGGTGGACGGCTCCGGCCTGCCCAAGCGGGTGGCCGACGTCGGCATCAAGAACGGGACGATCACGGACATCGGGCGCCTCTCGGGCGCCAAGGAGACGATCGACGCCGACGGGCTCGTCGTCATGCCCGGCATCGTCGACGCGCACACGCACTACGATCCGCAGGTGACCTTCGAGGGGCACGCCACGTCGTCGTGCTTCCACGGCGTCACGTCGGTCATCGCGGGCAACTGCGGTTATTCGATCGCGCCCTGCAAGCCCGGCGACCGCGAGTGGGTGATGAAGCTCTTCGCGCAGGTCGAGGGTATGACGCCGTCGGTGCTCGAGCAGGGGTTGCCGTGGGACTGGGACAGCTTCCCGCAGCTGCTCGACGTGCTCGATCGCCGGCTCGGCGTCAACGTCGGCATCTACGTCGGCCACTCGGCGATCCGCCGCTACGTCATGGGCGAGGCGGCCTCCGAGCGCGAGGCGACGGCGGCCGAGATCCAGCAGATGGCGACGCTCGTCCGCGACGCCATGCGGGCGGGCGCGGCCGGGTTCACGTCGTCGAAGTCGCCGACCCACGTCGATCACCTGAAGCGCCCGGTTCCGTCGCGGAAGGCGTCGTTCGAGGAGATCAAGACGCTCGCGGCCGCGGCCGGCGAGGGCGGGGCGGGCAGCATCGGCTACCTCGCCGAGACGGCCGTCCAGGGCTATACCGCCGACGACCGCCAGCGCATCGTCGACCTCGCGCTCGCCTCGGGCCTGCCCGTCGTCGTCCAGGGCATGGGGTATCGTCCCGGGCAGAAGGAGAGGTGGGACGACCAGGTCGGTTTCTTGAACGATGCGCGCGCCAAGGGCGCGGCCGTGTACTCGATGCTCCGCTCGCAGCCGTTCATGCGTCCATTCAACTGGCGCCGCGGGACGTCGCTCTTCGAGGGCTGCTTCGCGTGGCGCGAGCTCTCCGACATGACGGCGGAGCAGCGGCTCGCGGCGTTCAAGGACCAGGGCTTCCGCAAGAAGCTCGCGGCCGACTGGGACGCACCCAACACCGATGCGAAGCGCGGCTCGACGCTGCCCCCGCCGCGCCAGACGCAGGTGTTCGTCGACAAGTCGCCCTCCAACCGGGCGGCCGAAGGGAAAAGCCTCGGCGAGCTCGCCAAGGCGAAGGGCGTGCATCCCGTCGAGATCATGTGCGATCTCGTCGTCGCCGACGGGCTCGACACGCAGCTCGTCTACAACTCCGAGGGTCCGGAGTGGATCGCCGCCAACGGCGAGTCGCAGAGGAACCCGCACATGATCGTCGGCACGGGCGACGGCGGCGCGCACGCCGACCGTGACGACGGCGCCGAGTGGTCGACCTACTTCCTGCGCTCGTGGGTCCTCGACCGCCAGCACTACACGTTGGAAGAGGGCGTGCGCCGCATCACGCATCTGCCGGCGATGATCTGCGGCATCCCGCTGCGCGGCCTGCTCGCTCGCGGCTATCACGCCGACGTGATGCTCTTCGATCCCGCGAAGCTCCGCCTCGGCAAGAAGGGTCTCGTGAACGACATGCCGGGGGGCGAGGCACGCTGGCAGGTGAAGCCCGAGGGTGTCGTGCGCGTGATCGTCAACGGCCAGACGATCGTCGAGAACGGAGAGCTCCGGAAGGGCACGCCGGGCCGCGTGCTCCGGATCGGGAACAAGGCGTGA
- a CDS encoding cytochrome P450 has product MGTTASLDPDPSRLDVISPAHYAANGYPFREWAWLRRNDPVHWTEHADYEPFWSIAKHADVTWLSTQPRVFLNAPRLAAFNKNVPPPPEQTSRHLLNMDPPDHGRYRNVSSKQFTPRAVGALEEKVERITREVLDAAAAQGGGDFVRDVSAPITIAVIAEMLGVPESDRALLFRWTNEVIAPEDPEYQREGSAEKTIEGARIELFQYFDAMSRERRRQPREDIVSVVANGQVEGKPLDPVELLSYYLLLVVAGNETTRNAMTGGLLAFLDHPAEWEKLRRNPALLDTAVEETVRWTTPVIQFARTATRDYALRGKTIRTGQAVCLFYPSANRDEDVFPDPFAFRIDRDPNPHIGFGMGEHLCLGSHLARLELHHAFGQLARRLEHCELAGPVERVRSSFVGGIKHAPMRWRIRATSP; this is encoded by the coding sequence ATGGGCACGACCGCTTCGCTGGATCCGGATCCGTCGCGCCTCGACGTGATCTCGCCCGCACACTATGCGGCGAACGGCTACCCGTTCCGCGAGTGGGCGTGGCTCCGCCGCAACGACCCCGTGCACTGGACCGAGCACGCCGACTACGAGCCCTTCTGGTCGATCGCGAAGCACGCCGACGTCACCTGGCTCTCGACCCAGCCGCGCGTCTTCCTCAACGCGCCGCGCCTCGCCGCCTTCAACAAGAACGTGCCGCCGCCGCCGGAGCAGACGAGCCGCCATCTGCTCAACATGGATCCGCCGGACCACGGCCGGTACCGCAACGTCTCGAGCAAGCAGTTCACGCCGCGCGCGGTGGGCGCGCTCGAGGAGAAGGTCGAGCGCATCACGCGCGAGGTGCTCGACGCGGCGGCCGCGCAGGGCGGCGGCGACTTCGTGCGCGACGTCTCGGCGCCGATCACGATCGCGGTGATCGCGGAGATGCTCGGCGTGCCGGAGAGCGACCGCGCCCTGCTCTTCCGCTGGACCAACGAGGTGATCGCGCCGGAGGATCCCGAGTACCAGCGCGAGGGGTCCGCCGAGAAGACGATCGAGGGCGCGCGCATCGAGCTCTTCCAGTACTTCGACGCGATGTCGCGCGAGCGGCGGCGGCAGCCGCGCGAGGACATCGTGAGCGTCGTCGCGAACGGCCAGGTCGAGGGCAAGCCCCTCGACCCGGTCGAGCTCCTCTCCTACTACCTGCTGCTCGTCGTGGCCGGCAACGAGACCACGCGCAACGCGATGACGGGCGGCCTCCTCGCCTTCCTCGACCATCCGGCCGAGTGGGAGAAGCTCCGCCGCAATCCGGCGCTCCTCGACACGGCCGTCGAAGAGACGGTGCGCTGGACGACGCCCGTGATCCAGTTCGCACGCACGGCGACGCGCGACTACGCGCTGCGCGGCAAGACCATCCGCACGGGCCAGGCGGTCTGCCTGTTCTACCCGTCGGCCAACCGCGACGAGGACGTCTTTCCGGATCCGTTCGCCTTCCGGATCGATCGCGACCCGAATCCGCACATCGGCTTCGGGATGGGCGAGCACCTGTGCCTGGGCTCGCACTTGGCCCGGCTCGAGCTGCACCATGCCTTCGGGCAGCTGGCCCGGCGCCTCGAGCACTGCGAGCTCGCGGGCCCCGTGGAGCGCGTGCGGTCGAGCTTCGTCGGCGGCATCAAGCACGCGCCGATGCGCTGGCGGATCAGGGCAACTTCGCCTTGA
- a CDS encoding SDR family oxidoreductase — MRFKDRVAFVTGAGSGIGRATAQLFAAEGAHVFGVDVDRDGLAATITHVRGEGGTADGTHCDVADTASVDAAVAKCVATFGGLSVLANVAGIGGFSRFEEIDEATWQRTIAVNLTGPFHTIRAALPHLLKPPVGSVVNVSSTAGVRGTAYAAAYAASKAGLLNFTRTLALEFASRDLRFNCVCPGGVRTPLIAKMFVRRDDLEQNLINYSAPPKLGNMADPIDIARVIAFLASDDARMVNGVGLLADGGALA, encoded by the coding sequence ATGAGGTTCAAGGACCGCGTAGCGTTCGTCACGGGCGCCGGATCGGGCATCGGCCGCGCCACCGCGCAGCTATTCGCCGCCGAGGGCGCCCACGTCTTCGGCGTCGACGTCGATCGCGACGGCCTCGCGGCCACGATCACGCACGTCCGCGGCGAAGGCGGCACGGCGGACGGCACGCACTGCGACGTCGCCGATACGGCGTCGGTCGACGCGGCGGTCGCGAAGTGCGTGGCGACCTTCGGGGGACTCTCCGTGCTCGCGAACGTCGCCGGCATCGGCGGCTTCTCGCGCTTCGAGGAGATCGACGAGGCGACCTGGCAGCGCACGATCGCCGTGAACCTCACCGGACCCTTCCACACCATCCGGGCGGCGCTGCCCCACCTCTTGAAGCCGCCGGTCGGCAGCGTGGTGAACGTATCGTCCACCGCCGGCGTGCGCGGGACGGCGTATGCGGCGGCCTACGCCGCCTCGAAGGCGGGGCTCCTCAACTTCACCCGCACGCTCGCGCTCGAGTTCGCGTCGCGCGACCTGCGCTTCAACTGCGTGTGCCCGGGGGGCGTCCGCACGCCGCTCATCGCGAAGATGTTCGTGCGGCGCGACGATCTGGAGCAGAACCTCATCAACTACTCGGCGCCGCCGAAGCTCGGGAACATGGCGGATCCGATCGACATCGCGCGCGTGATCGCGTTCCTCGCCTCGGACGACGCCCGCATGGTGAACGGGGTCGGCCTCCTCGCCGACGGCGGCGCGCTCGCGTAG